A window from Actinomycetota bacterium encodes these proteins:
- a CDS encoding ABC transporter substrate-binding protein: MDPTNRQDRLFFRLLAAACALTLAFGALIAGYYGDLGARSAAAPVAGDGFVDTGPLDSTAASGDGGTAGGSAAAANSGAVRGGAREGINSRSPDSKAGVSRGSIKIGSIFTETGPFDGRAATYSARAYIQMINAQGGVNGRKIELISYDDGYDPTQGLNAARRLVEQDKVFAIVGWLAPNTEPAASEYFAKVGIPVIGGLGVPQEFGHRNFFPVSGNFAKAGAGLARFPCEAGVKHPAVAVVNLSYSDQMIEGFKRGIARCDGVEPVTYEKIDATETNYNAKVLNWRAMGADSILVGLDPMSYVRLFQALAQQNWYPQVFSSGFADSERNAYVSDVLEKTHAINLESELLPSIHMDLPGPRRYVDNLHRYYPGTTIAALAEMSWSGAQVFVEGLRRAGAEPTRESLIRALETFREVKLDLLSPVTYLPEDHDAVRCIEVQEWKSGGWKDVYPDWQCWDYDARFYPIKRPPKSFG, translated from the coding sequence ATGGACCCAACCAACCGCCAGGACCGTTTGTTTTTCCGTTTGCTTGCTGCGGCGTGCGCGCTAACGCTGGCATTCGGAGCGCTCATCGCCGGCTATTACGGTGATCTTGGCGCGCGCTCTGCTGCGGCACCCGTCGCAGGAGACGGGTTTGTCGACACCGGACCGCTTGATTCGACCGCCGCTTCCGGCGACGGTGGGACGGCCGGGGGTTCCGCGGCGGCAGCCAACTCGGGAGCGGTGCGCGGGGGTGCGCGAGAGGGGATCAATTCCCGGTCGCCCGACTCGAAGGCCGGAGTATCTCGCGGGTCGATCAAGATCGGCTCCATCTTCACCGAGACCGGGCCGTTCGACGGTCGGGCGGCTACCTACTCTGCGCGTGCGTACATCCAGATGATCAACGCTCAGGGTGGAGTCAACGGTCGCAAGATCGAGTTGATCTCCTACGATGATGGCTACGACCCCACGCAAGGGCTCAACGCCGCGCGGCGACTGGTCGAGCAGGACAAGGTCTTCGCCATCGTCGGCTGGCTCGCGCCGAACACTGAACCCGCTGCGAGTGAGTACTTCGCCAAGGTCGGCATTCCTGTAATCGGCGGGCTTGGGGTCCCCCAGGAGTTCGGTCATCGGAACTTCTTCCCTGTGAGTGGGAATTTCGCGAAAGCCGGCGCAGGCCTTGCGCGGTTCCCTTGCGAGGCCGGCGTAAAGCATCCGGCGGTTGCCGTCGTGAACTTGTCGTATTCCGATCAGATGATTGAGGGTTTCAAACGGGGCATCGCGCGTTGCGACGGCGTAGAGCCGGTGACGTACGAGAAGATCGACGCCACGGAGACCAACTACAACGCAAAAGTTCTCAATTGGCGCGCGATGGGCGCGGACTCGATTCTGGTCGGCCTCGACCCGATGAGTTACGTGCGGTTGTTCCAGGCACTGGCGCAGCAGAACTGGTACCCGCAGGTCTTCAGTTCCGGGTTCGCCGACAGCGAACGTAACGCGTACGTGTCGGACGTTTTGGAGAAGACGCACGCGATCAACCTCGAGAGCGAACTGCTCCCGTCGATTCACATGGATTTGCCCGGACCGCGACGCTACGTCGACAACTTGCATCGGTACTACCCCGGAACGACGATCGCAGCCCTGGCGGAGATGTCCTGGAGCGGAGCGCAAGTCTTCGTGGAGGGATTGCGGCGCGCAGGGGCCGAGCCGACGCGCGAGAGCCTGATTCGCGCGCTGGAGACCTTCCGAGAGGTCAAGCTCGACTTGCTGTCGCCGGTCACATACTTGCCTGAAGATCATGATGCGGTGCGTTGCATCGAGGTTCAGGAGTGGAAATCAGGGGGCTGGAAGGACGTTTACCCGGACTGGCAGTGCTGGGATTATGACGCCCGGTTCTACCCCATCAAACGGCCGCCGAAGTCGTTCGGATAG
- the moeB gene encoding molybdopterin-synthase adenylyltransferase MoeB has translation MSEAARRPPPLVEPAPDLSNQEIRRYSRHLIIPDITIVGQRRLKNAKVLCIGAGGLGSPVAMYLAAAGVGTLGLVDFDVVDETNLQRQIIHGQTDIGRKKLDSAADSIREINPGVKVIKHDTFVSSDNALDLFRDYDLIVDGSDNFPTRYLVNDACVLLGKPYVWGSIFRFDGQLSVFWAEYGPCYRCLFPEPPPPGMVPSCAEGGVLGMLCGTVGSLQTTEAVKLITGVGDSMIGRMLVYDALEMKFRELKVRKDPECPVCGKNPTVTELIDYEAFCGVTEDVAQFASQLSLTPQELKNLIDSGEEVAIIDVRDHHEWEIVHFEGAKLIPMNEIVARASEIPQSGNVVVHCKVGARSAEVLRWLHDIGLTHTKHLAGGIDAWARQVDSTMPRY, from the coding sequence ATGAGCGAAGCAGCACGACGTCCGCCCCCCTTGGTCGAGCCGGCGCCGGATCTTTCCAACCAGGAGATCCGGCGGTACTCGCGCCACCTCATCATTCCCGACATCACCATCGTCGGGCAGCGTCGATTGAAGAACGCCAAGGTGCTTTGCATCGGCGCGGGAGGACTCGGTTCGCCGGTGGCGATGTACCTCGCCGCCGCGGGTGTCGGGACCCTCGGCTTGGTCGACTTCGACGTGGTGGACGAGACCAACCTTCAGCGTCAGATCATTCACGGTCAGACCGACATCGGGCGCAAGAAGCTTGACAGCGCGGCCGACTCGATCCGCGAGATAAATCCGGGCGTGAAGGTGATCAAGCACGATACGTTCGTGAGTTCGGACAACGCGCTGGACCTGTTTCGGGACTACGACTTGATCGTGGATGGGTCGGACAACTTCCCGACTCGGTATCTGGTCAACGATGCCTGCGTGTTGCTCGGAAAGCCCTACGTGTGGGGGTCGATCTTCCGCTTCGATGGGCAGCTTTCGGTCTTCTGGGCCGAGTACGGCCCCTGCTACCGTTGCCTTTTCCCTGAGCCGCCTCCGCCGGGCATGGTTCCGTCCTGCGCCGAAGGTGGGGTCCTGGGCATGCTGTGCGGGACGGTTGGTTCGCTGCAGACGACCGAGGCCGTAAAGCTAATCACCGGTGTCGGCGACTCGATGATCGGGCGGATGTTGGTCTACGACGCCCTCGAGATGAAGTTCCGCGAACTGAAGGTTCGCAAGGATCCTGAGTGCCCGGTCTGCGGGAAGAACCCCACCGTCACCGAACTGATCGACTACGAAGCGTTCTGCGGCGTGACCGAGGACGTTGCCCAGTTCGCGTCGCAACTCTCTCTGACTCCGCAGGAGTTGAAGAACCTCATCGACTCGGGCGAGGAAGTCGCGATCATCGACGTGCGAGATCATCACGAGTGGGAGATCGTGCATTTCGAGGGCGCGAAACTGATCCCGATGAACGAGATCGTGGCGCGCGCGAGCGAGATCCCTCAGTCGGGCAACGTCGTGGTGCACTGCAAGGTCGGCGCGCGCTCGGCGGAGGTCCTGCGGTGGCTGCATGACATTGGGTTGACGCACACCAAGCATCTTGCGGGCGGCATCGATGCATGGGCGCGCCAAGTCGACTCAACTATGCCCAGGTACTGA
- a CDS encoding acylphosphatase, with protein MEPPAGPGSGGVVRARVCVVGRVQGVFFRAAMAQEARRVSLVGWVRNSPDGSVEAEIQGARSNVEAVISWCGTGPPAARVDEVEVQWEPLKGKEDAFLIV; from the coding sequence GTGGAGCCCCCGGCAGGGCCGGGATCCGGCGGTGTCGTGCGCGCGCGCGTTTGCGTGGTCGGCCGCGTCCAGGGCGTCTTCTTCCGCGCGGCGATGGCTCAGGAGGCACGGAGGGTTTCCCTAGTCGGATGGGTGCGCAACAGCCCCGACGGCAGCGTTGAAGCGGAGATCCAGGGCGCGCGGTCGAACGTCGAAGCCGTGATCTCATGGTGCGGCACCGGCCCGCCCGCGGCTCGGGTGGACGAGGTGGAAGTGCAGTGGGAGCCCCTGAAAGGGAAAGAGGACGCCTTTCTCATAGTTTGA
- a CDS encoding ABC transporter ATP-binding protein yields the protein MSLLALEEVGVSYGVVRALHSLTLEVGEGEVVALLGANGAGKSSTLRAISGVVRCDRGAIRFNGERVDRLAPERIAVLGIAHLPEGRGIFPTLTVRENLAMGGYGAGLARSRTASETERVTTLFPVLRERMEQLGGTLSGGQQQMLAVARALMSRPRLLMLDELSFGLAPTLVQELFAYVADIAREGTAVLLVEQFVAQALRLASRAYVLEKGRVAFEGGAKDLAAQGTGTYYLGREARAPDAALLDSARNEPVTVGVPGGLWRDLEIAAAKAGRNPSDLVLDAVRAAAAGIGGGNGRAARVPKKGRGR from the coding sequence ATGTCCCTGCTCGCGCTTGAGGAAGTCGGCGTGTCGTATGGGGTAGTGCGCGCGCTTCATTCGCTGACGCTGGAGGTCGGCGAAGGAGAGGTCGTCGCACTGCTCGGCGCGAACGGAGCTGGGAAGTCCAGCACTTTGCGCGCAATCTCGGGAGTCGTGCGGTGCGACCGGGGTGCGATTCGGTTCAACGGTGAGCGCGTCGATCGCCTCGCGCCTGAACGCATTGCGGTGCTTGGGATCGCGCACTTGCCCGAAGGGCGGGGGATATTCCCGACGTTGACTGTCCGAGAGAACCTTGCGATGGGAGGGTACGGAGCCGGTCTTGCGCGAAGCAGGACGGCGTCGGAGACCGAGCGGGTAACCACGCTGTTCCCGGTCCTGCGTGAACGGATGGAGCAACTCGGAGGGACGCTGTCGGGCGGGCAGCAGCAGATGCTTGCCGTCGCGCGCGCCCTCATGAGCCGGCCGCGATTGCTGATGCTCGATGAGCTGTCCTTCGGTTTGGCGCCGACGCTCGTTCAAGAGCTGTTTGCCTATGTCGCAGACATCGCGCGTGAAGGCACGGCGGTCTTGCTCGTGGAACAGTTCGTCGCGCAAGCATTGCGCCTTGCCTCGCGCGCGTACGTGCTCGAGAAAGGACGGGTCGCCTTCGAAGGAGGCGCGAAGGACCTCGCGGCGCAGGGAACCGGTACCTATTACCTGGGACGCGAAGCCCGTGCGCCCGACGCGGCGCTCTTGGATTCCGCCCGGAACGAGCCGGTGACGGTGGGAGTCCCCGGAGGGCTGTGGAGAGATCTGGAGATCGCTGCCGCGAAGGCGGGGCGGAACCCGAGCGACCTTGTGCTCGACGCGGTTCGTGCGGCAGCCGCGGGCATCGGCGGCGGCAACGGCAGAGCAGCGCGCGTACCCAAGAAAGGGCGAGGACGATGA
- a CDS encoding ABC transporter ATP-binding protein: protein MAVLEVSGVSLAFGGLQALKDVNCHVNAGELVGLIGPNGAGKTTLFNVVSGFLSPDQGSLRFAGREIGGLAPDERARLGIARTFQAVRVFHSLTVEENLLVPQDARDPASFAASILRMPWALVQERKSREQVRGIVHLLDLGSVLDRPAGDLPLGLRRKVELGRALASKPELLLLDESASGMDTRETQSFAADLLRIRDLLGTTILLIEHDVALVMGICDYLYVLNFGEIMAEGRPADVRADPRVVEAYLGVEAAEEANVPARA from the coding sequence GTGGCAGTCCTGGAGGTCTCGGGTGTTTCGCTTGCGTTCGGCGGGTTGCAGGCGCTCAAAGATGTTAACTGTCACGTGAACGCCGGTGAACTAGTCGGTTTGATCGGGCCGAACGGCGCGGGGAAGACGACGCTATTCAACGTTGTGAGCGGGTTTCTTTCACCCGATCAGGGATCGTTGCGCTTCGCCGGGCGCGAGATCGGCGGTCTGGCGCCGGACGAGCGTGCCAGGCTGGGCATTGCGCGAACGTTTCAGGCGGTTCGCGTGTTCCACAGCTTGACGGTGGAGGAAAACCTGCTTGTGCCTCAGGATGCGCGCGACCCGGCAAGCTTTGCCGCGTCGATCCTTCGAATGCCTTGGGCGCTCGTGCAGGAACGCAAGTCGCGCGAGCAGGTGCGCGGAATTGTGCACCTGCTGGATCTGGGCTCGGTGCTGGATCGGCCCGCCGGTGATCTGCCGCTGGGCCTTCGCCGCAAAGTGGAATTGGGGCGCGCGCTGGCATCGAAGCCGGAGTTGTTGTTGTTGGACGAATCCGCGTCGGGAATGGACACTCGCGAAACGCAGTCATTCGCTGCGGACTTGTTGCGAATCCGCGATCTCCTCGGAACCACGATCTTGCTGATCGAGCACGACGTCGCGCTGGTGATGGGAATCTGCGATTACCTGTATGTGTTGAACTTCGGGGAGATCATGGCTGAGGGACGGCCGGCGGACGTTCGCGCCGACCCCCGGGTCGTGGAGGCTTACTTGGGCGTGGAAGCGGCAGAGGAGGCCAATGTCCCTGCTCGCGCTTGA
- a CDS encoding ABC transporter permease, protein MNTGLFLSLTILGIVNGAMYALGAMGIVLVYKTTRVLNFAHGAIGMAATFVAYQFANLWHVNVMISVLIAVAFSVLLGGVVERFTIRPLEGRPPLVKVVVTLGWLLVLTSIVGIIWGASAYHLPVQLVPNGTVRFPGVSIDYAEIIDLVVAGLLTVGLASFFRRAQLGVAMRAVADDPSTARILGIKVDRVNAAAWAMGSGLAAIAGILLSQKGKVPLDTYSLTLVVIFSFAAALSGGLVSLPKAFAAAIALGVVQSVAPSLPGIKQLNIMGLADLLALGVILFALLRPRSALVRAVSREAPESAGARPARPASGRSPAARRAAVVAGIALAAVLPFALNEYGAYTLSQILVFAIALLGMTLITGLLGQPSLMHAELMGFGGFLAGALIAHSGIGFWVALPLSVAAGYLLGMLVGLPALRIRGLALAVVTLAIARVFDQFVFTLNWFSGGVGGRRVDRPSIPGLNLASDRVYFQVLLVAFVGVVMVVLSVRRGRIGRMFQSIRDAESGAAASGVAVTRAKLFGFSLASAIAALAGALGAGLDQTVTIQQYPWTKSLVLLAILTIMGSSSIQGTIYGAAFIVLSPQVLEGIPGLSFFLGKEDLRQLVPLISGGALVLQTILAPQGLVPTVGAALAGARARWPLGSLTHRGIANPADRGPQLEFELEAAAEGVS, encoded by the coding sequence TTGAACACCGGCCTGTTCTTGTCGTTGACGATCCTGGGGATCGTCAACGGAGCCATGTACGCCCTTGGGGCGATGGGCATTGTTCTGGTCTACAAGACGACGCGCGTATTGAACTTCGCTCACGGCGCGATCGGAATGGCGGCCACGTTCGTTGCGTATCAGTTCGCGAACCTATGGCACGTGAATGTCATGATCTCAGTTCTGATTGCGGTCGCGTTCTCGGTGCTGCTCGGCGGCGTCGTTGAGCGGTTCACGATTCGGCCCCTTGAAGGGCGGCCTCCGCTCGTGAAGGTCGTCGTCACTCTCGGGTGGCTGCTTGTGCTGACGAGCATTGTCGGGATCATCTGGGGTGCGAGCGCTTACCACCTGCCCGTGCAACTCGTCCCCAATGGGACAGTGCGGTTCCCCGGCGTATCAATCGACTACGCGGAGATCATCGACCTGGTTGTCGCCGGATTGTTGACAGTCGGGCTCGCATCCTTCTTTCGGCGCGCGCAACTTGGCGTCGCGATGCGGGCCGTGGCCGACGATCCCTCCACGGCTCGGATCCTAGGGATCAAGGTTGATCGCGTGAACGCCGCCGCATGGGCGATGGGAAGTGGGCTCGCCGCGATTGCGGGGATCCTGCTGTCGCAGAAGGGCAAGGTCCCGCTGGATACGTATTCGTTGACGCTGGTGGTCATCTTCTCGTTTGCAGCAGCTTTGAGCGGCGGGTTGGTGAGCCTTCCCAAGGCCTTCGCGGCGGCGATCGCGCTCGGCGTTGTACAGTCGGTCGCGCCGAGCTTGCCGGGGATCAAGCAGCTCAACATCATGGGTTTGGCCGACTTGCTGGCGCTCGGTGTCATCTTGTTCGCACTGCTTCGTCCGCGCTCGGCGTTGGTGCGGGCGGTGTCCCGAGAGGCGCCCGAGAGCGCCGGCGCGCGCCCTGCGCGACCGGCATCCGGTCGAAGCCCGGCGGCGCGGCGCGCGGCGGTCGTCGCGGGGATAGCTTTGGCGGCGGTTCTGCCGTTCGCGCTCAATGAGTACGGCGCTTACACGCTGTCTCAGATCCTCGTGTTCGCCATCGCTCTTCTCGGGATGACCTTGATCACCGGATTGCTCGGGCAGCCCTCGTTGATGCACGCCGAACTCATGGGGTTCGGCGGGTTCCTCGCGGGCGCCCTCATCGCGCATTCCGGTATCGGGTTCTGGGTGGCGCTTCCTCTGTCGGTTGCGGCCGGGTACCTGCTCGGCATGCTCGTCGGACTCCCGGCACTTCGCATCCGCGGACTTGCTCTGGCGGTTGTGACGCTCGCGATCGCGCGCGTGTTTGATCAGTTCGTCTTCACGCTCAACTGGTTCTCCGGAGGCGTCGGGGGTCGCAGAGTGGACCGGCCGTCGATTCCGGGACTCAACCTCGCGTCGGACCGGGTGTACTTCCAGGTCTTGCTCGTTGCCTTCGTGGGCGTCGTGATGGTCGTGCTTTCGGTTCGCCGAGGCAGGATCGGGCGGATGTTCCAGTCGATCCGCGATGCGGAGTCGGGTGCTGCGGCATCCGGAGTGGCGGTTACGCGTGCGAAGCTCTTCGGGTTCTCGTTGGCATCGGCGATCGCCGCCCTCGCCGGCGCGTTGGGGGCGGGCCTCGACCAGACGGTCACCATTCAGCAGTACCCGTGGACCAAGTCTTTGGTTCTGCTTGCGATCCTTACGATCATGGGATCTTCGAGCATTCAGGGCACCATCTATGGGGCCGCCTTCATCGTGTTGTCGCCGCAAGTGCTGGAGGGGATTCCCGGACTTTCGTTCTTCCTCGGCAAAGAGGATCTGCGCCAGTTGGTCCCGCTGATTTCCGGTGGCGCATTGGTGCTGCAAACGATTCTGGCGCCGCAGGGGCTGGTGCCCACCGTCGGCGCTGCTTTGGCTGGTGCGCGCGCCCGGTGGCCTCTCGGTTCTTTGACGCATCGCGGAATCGCGAATCCGGCGGATCGCGGGCCGCAACTCGAGTTCGAACTCGAGGCCGCTGCTGAGGGGGTGTCCTAG
- a CDS encoding NAD-dependent epimerase/dehydratase family protein, translating into MKIDVVTGACGFVGSHLVKQLVQQGRRVRATDLPCAHNHPEEATRRRILDLDYERDGVEWVPSDLTRPETLAPLFAGGDVGCLFHTASLYDYAAPWEALERVNIHGVTNLLAAAQQGGIERMIHWSTCGVYGHPYFPGSHLEGRPHRSALEFLWNQAIRPWQKDPTFRRPQRHPTNQPMTENRSTPKNTDAEKPAGTYFSNDYSRSKWLQEQIVWRHHRDHGLPVTVVRPAPVYGPGSTYGVTGLLIALSEGVLPVYPAASKFLLFGGNIHVRDVARAAVFLSERPESIGEDYNLSDGYLLTHREAFETAAGLLGRRVHFIPGVPLPVWQQFVVAVAKTAAALEKRFPGYTRSRVLDLGQLTYLTIGIWVSNRKLRDLGFEFDYPDFRDGLAETVAWLIETGAIQ; encoded by the coding sequence ATGAAGATCGACGTGGTCACGGGGGCATGCGGGTTCGTCGGAAGCCATCTAGTGAAACAGTTGGTACAGCAGGGACGCCGTGTTCGAGCGACCGACCTTCCCTGCGCACACAACCATCCCGAGGAGGCAACTCGGCGCCGGATACTCGACCTCGACTACGAACGAGACGGCGTCGAGTGGGTCCCGTCGGACCTAACCCGCCCTGAAACGCTGGCTCCGCTGTTCGCCGGGGGTGACGTCGGGTGCCTATTCCACACGGCGTCCCTGTACGACTACGCCGCCCCCTGGGAAGCGCTCGAACGGGTCAACATCCACGGGGTCACAAACCTGCTGGCGGCCGCGCAACAAGGCGGCATCGAGCGGATGATCCACTGGTCCACTTGCGGCGTCTACGGTCACCCGTACTTCCCGGGCTCGCACCTCGAAGGCCGACCTCACCGCTCCGCACTCGAGTTCCTGTGGAATCAAGCGATCAGGCCCTGGCAAAAGGACCCCACGTTCCGTCGCCCGCAGCGACACCCCACGAACCAGCCGATGACCGAGAACCGCTCGACGCCCAAGAACACGGACGCAGAGAAGCCTGCGGGAACGTACTTCTCGAACGACTACTCCCGCTCCAAGTGGCTGCAGGAACAAATCGTGTGGCGCCACCACCGCGACCACGGCCTGCCCGTGACCGTTGTGAGGCCGGCCCCCGTCTACGGTCCGGGCTCGACGTACGGTGTTACCGGATTGCTGATAGCGCTGTCCGAGGGAGTTCTTCCTGTGTACCCGGCCGCGAGCAAGTTCCTCTTGTTCGGCGGCAATATCCACGTGCGAGACGTGGCGCGCGCGGCGGTGTTTCTGTCCGAGAGGCCTGAATCGATCGGCGAGGACTACAACCTCTCCGATGGTTACCTACTCACACACCGCGAAGCATTCGAGACCGCAGCCGGACTACTCGGACGCAGGGTCCACTTCATTCCGGGAGTTCCGCTGCCGGTTTGGCAGCAGTTCGTCGTGGCTGTCGCGAAGACGGCTGCGGCACTGGAGAAGCGGTTCCCCGGCTACACCCGCAGCAGAGTGCTCGACCTCGGTCAACTCACGTATCTGACCATCGGAATCTGGGTCTCGAATCGCAAACTCCGCGACTTGGGATTCGAGTTCGACTACCCCGATTTCAGGGACGGGCTGGCCGAAACCGTCGCATGGCTAATCGAGACCGGCGCGATCCAATAG